Part of the Flagellimonas eckloniae genome, AACAACCTTTCTGATTTTTTTGACGAGGAATACCATTCCCTTAAAGGATATGTACAATCAAAAATCAACAACACAACAGAAAGGGATGCAGAAGACATTGTACAGGATGTGGCGTTGCGAATATTTTCCAGACCCCAGGATGCCATCCCTATAACCAATATAGGAGGATTTGTTTATAGCGCCATTAAAAATAGGATTATAGATATCATGCGTACCAAAAAAGAAACAAAATACGACAGCGAAGGTATTGATACGAAATGGGCAGAATTTGCAGAATTGTTCTACGGAAATGCCGATAACACTTATTCCGAGGAGATGAAAAACCAGTTGCAGATGGCAATTATGAAATTAAAACCATCTTATAGGGATATTATT contains:
- a CDS encoding RNA polymerase sigma factor → MVSNKENYNNLSDFFDEEYHSLKGYVQSKINNTTERDAEDIVQDVALRIFSRPQDAIPITNIGGFVYSAIKNRIIDIMRTKKETKYDSEGIDTKWAEFAELFYGNADNTYSEEMKNQLQMAIMKLKPSYRDIIIAVDFEGYTYREISEQTNISPGTLMSRRHRAISILFRDLKLKIV